From one Mesotoga sp. UBA6090 genomic stretch:
- a CDS encoding ROK family protein, whose translation MISKPSDLKGKNIGRVIQLLLAKPDTPRVELARQTELTKTTISSIVASLIDLGIAEELSGEKTGLVGKAPIPVRIRSDAATVIGVNLARGSTTGVAMSANGKLLASCAKSVSNKTRADATTNLFDVVQRLINKCYRNEIRVDAIGIGAPSPLDKEKRVIYSPFGLSDWQDFAIGEITEKRFGLPAFLVNDGDGAAFGMKCFGKCRDISSFMSLYFDEGIGAGIILKDEIYSGSFGYSGEISYALLKSFCDELVDNSSLSLDTIVSALNSELGENLGSIDDFLCKGSVFGRRMASVIGRVGNELGRIAALVSNIFGPEAVVVNGKLLDFGDIFFEALKSSFESSLFSGDQVRLLRGNSDQFEEFSTGAASYAIFSYLMSKVLTD comes from the coding sequence GTGATATCCAAGCCCAGCGACCTTAAAGGGAAAAACATCGGAAGAGTCATCCAGCTACTCCTCGCAAAGCCCGATACTCCAAGGGTCGAGCTCGCGAGGCAGACAGAGCTTACAAAGACGACGATTTCTTCGATTGTTGCGTCGCTGATTGATCTTGGAATAGCTGAAGAACTTTCGGGAGAGAAGACTGGCCTTGTCGGCAAGGCGCCGATTCCTGTGAGGATACGCAGTGATGCTGCAACGGTTATCGGAGTGAACCTCGCAAGAGGCAGTACGACAGGTGTGGCCATGTCAGCCAACGGCAAGCTTCTCGCTTCGTGTGCTAAGTCAGTCTCGAACAAGACCAGGGCCGATGCTACGACCAATCTCTTCGATGTTGTTCAAAGACTGATCAATAAGTGTTACAGGAATGAGATTAGGGTAGATGCTATTGGGATTGGGGCTCCCTCCCCACTGGATAAGGAGAAGAGAGTAATCTACTCTCCATTTGGCCTGAGTGACTGGCAGGATTTTGCGATAGGCGAGATTACGGAGAAGAGGTTTGGCCTTCCCGCCTTTCTCGTAAATGATGGTGATGGTGCGGCCTTTGGCATGAAATGCTTCGGGAAGTGCAGAGACATCAGTTCTTTTATGAGTCTATATTTTGACGAAGGAATCGGCGCGGGAATAATCCTGAAAGATGAAATCTATAGCGGGAGTTTCGGCTATTCAGGAGAGATCAGCTACGCTCTGCTTAAGAGCTTTTGTGATGAGCTAGTGGATAACAGCAGTTTGAGTCTGGATACAATTGTCTCTGCTCTTAACTCTGAGCTTGGAGAGAATCTCGGAAGTATCGATGATTTTCTCTGTAAAGGGTCTGTCTTTGGTCGAAGAATGGCCTCTGTGATCGGAAGAGTCGGTAATGAATTGGGCCGTATTGCAGCGCTTGTTTCAAACATTTTCGGGCCGGAAGCCGTCGTGGTCAATGGAAAGCTTCTGGATTTCGGAGATATCTTCTTCGAAGCGCTGAAAAGCTCTTTCGAATCAAGCCTCTTCTCTGGAGATCAAGTTCGGCTTTTAAGAGGTAATAGTGACCAGTTTGAAGAATTCTCGACCGGAGCCGCGAGTTATGCGATATTCAGTTACTTGATGAGCAAGGTACTAACAGATTAG
- a CDS encoding ABC transporter substrate-binding protein: MKKRVFISLLLVMLIGVFSFGVVTLNFIEVLTSPARTQVIKEIIADFEAKNPDIKINLISPPYEQADQRATLMLNTNQALDIIEVRDYTVKQFVNNGKLENLESYLSGWEHNDTLTFVANQAARTVDNTAFIVPQFFFIKGLFVRTDVLEELGVNYIPKTMSELVELCIEITDPDKNQFGFGFRGKSWEFKFSDLIATSFLSDIDAANIYKTQSGDVYFDDPRALEGLKMYVRLFEGGVPADGINWGFNEQVNAFVSGITPFLIQDPDTVALVDEMLGREYYTVVPVPVGPSGKAYLDYGFSGLGIPSYSKHKEEAWEFIKYISSPEVNAYYSKSYGPLPIHSSTYENDPYFSSGVYTAWSYMMSHPEKYIFASYPLDSEKWPGWPEIHQQDMQSLLLGYTTIEAVAAKWAEYWAD, from the coding sequence ATGAAAAAGAGAGTCTTTATTTCGCTGCTACTGGTAATGTTGATCGGAGTCTTTTCATTCGGCGTAGTCACGCTCAATTTCATCGAGGTTCTTACGAGTCCTGCAAGGACACAGGTAATCAAGGAGATCATCGCAGACTTCGAGGCCAAGAACCCGGATATCAAGATAAATCTCATATCTCCGCCTTATGAGCAGGCCGATCAGAGGGCAACGCTCATGCTCAATACTAACCAGGCTCTTGACATCATTGAAGTCAGGGACTACACAGTGAAGCAGTTCGTGAACAACGGAAAGCTGGAGAACCTTGAGAGTTATCTCTCAGGCTGGGAGCACAACGACACACTCACTTTCGTCGCGAATCAGGCCGCAAGAACCGTAGACAACACTGCTTTCATCGTGCCGCAGTTCTTCTTCATCAAGGGACTTTTCGTGAGAACGGACGTCCTCGAAGAACTGGGCGTCAACTACATTCCAAAGACGATGAGTGAGCTCGTTGAACTCTGTATAGAGATCACGGACCCGGACAAGAATCAGTTCGGATTTGGATTCAGGGGAAAGTCCTGGGAGTTCAAATTCTCTGATCTGATCGCCACATCTTTCTTGAGCGACATCGATGCAGCCAATATCTATAAGACGCAGTCGGGAGATGTCTACTTCGATGACCCGAGGGCTCTTGAGGGACTTAAGATGTATGTAAGACTTTTCGAAGGTGGAGTCCCCGCTGACGGAATTAACTGGGGATTCAACGAACAGGTCAATGCCTTCGTATCGGGTATCACTCCGTTCCTTATTCAGGACCCGGATACGGTTGCCCTGGTAGATGAGATGCTTGGAAGAGAGTACTACACCGTAGTACCGGTTCCAGTAGGTCCTTCGGGGAAAGCTTATCTGGACTATGGATTCAGTGGGCTGGGAATCCCTTCATACTCGAAGCACAAGGAAGAAGCGTGGGAATTCATTAAGTATATCTCTAGCCCCGAGGTTAACGCATACTACAGTAAGAGTTACGGCCCGCTTCCAATCCATTCTTCCACATATGAGAATGATCCGTACTTCAGTTCCGGCGTCTACACGGCATGGAGTTACATGATGAGTCATCCGGAGAAGTACATCTTCGCGTCGTACCCTCTAGACTCCGAAAAGTGGCCGGGATGGCCCGAGATTCACCAGCAGGATATGCAGTCACTGCTTCTCGGCTACACAACGATCGAAGCCGTTGCCGCCAAATGGGCTGAATACTGGGCAGACTGA
- a CDS encoding sugar ABC transporter permease — MRKSFWKFFIMMIPAFILLIVFTYTPIIRGGVMAFQRYNMFDLSKIGFIGLGNFEAIINDRNFDFFKIVVNTLVWVFFSLVFQFGLGFGLALLMRKPFKGRGIYSALVFYPWAVSGFAIGLIWAWMFNGQFGIINDILMRLGVISTRIGFLSNPRYAMMSVIIANVWYGIPYFAIMLLAALQSVPNELYEASRIDGANRFKQLFKITIPYIRPTIISTVLLRTMWIMNFPEIIYGMTGGGPANSTQILATHMINRIYQFYDYGQGAAIGFIIMSMLLLYAIVFLNISSRKEVSI, encoded by the coding sequence TTGAGAAAGAGCTTCTGGAAGTTTTTCATAATGATGATTCCAGCTTTCATCCTCCTGATCGTTTTTACGTACACTCCCATTATTCGCGGTGGAGTTATGGCTTTTCAACGCTACAATATGTTCGACCTCTCTAAGATAGGGTTCATAGGGCTTGGCAACTTTGAGGCAATAATAAACGATCGCAATTTCGATTTCTTCAAAATAGTTGTCAACACCCTGGTGTGGGTCTTTTTCTCTCTGGTGTTCCAGTTTGGTCTTGGCTTTGGTCTTGCCCTTCTGATGAGAAAGCCCTTCAAGGGCAGAGGGATCTATTCGGCCTTAGTATTCTATCCGTGGGCCGTGTCGGGTTTTGCTATCGGTCTTATCTGGGCGTGGATGTTCAACGGCCAGTTCGGGATAATAAACGATATCCTGATGAGATTAGGAGTTATAAGCACACGTATTGGGTTTCTATCTAATCCTAGATACGCAATGATGTCAGTAATAATCGCCAACGTCTGGTATGGGATCCCCTACTTTGCCATTATGCTGCTGGCGGCTCTTCAATCGGTTCCGAACGAGCTTTACGAGGCTTCGAGAATCGATGGTGCCAACAGGTTCAAGCAATTGTTCAAAATAACCATACCTTACATAAGGCCGACCATTATCAGCACGGTCCTTCTAAGAACTATGTGGATAATGAATTTCCCGGAGATAATCTATGGAATGACCGGCGGAGGGCCGGCCAATTCGACGCAAATATTGGCTACTCACATGATAAACAGGATCTACCAGTTTTATGATTACGGTCAGGGCGCGGCGATTGGCTTCATAATAATGTCGATGCTGCTGCTGTATGCGATTGTGTTCCTGAACATCTCTTCCCGAAAAGAGGTTAGCATATGA
- a CDS encoding carbohydrate ABC transporter permease — translation MKALMKVIGRILKILALGLYLLAALLPLYWVVVTSFKGSREIYTFPLKYLPEKLSFESYAKLFGFANFGVYFRNSAIVALAAALVAMLISMFSGYALSRIRAKKFRNGTLLAMYFTQMVPPFILMAPLFVMLANYGMTDRLSTLFILYVTMVIAFSTIMSKSFFDRIPVSLEEAAVIDGCNTLQAMFKVVFPLTRPGLAAIFSFAFVNIWNELFLASMFIFSDEKMTVPVALNSFISKAGISWDVLSAGLVLSLLPTMIVFAFAQKYIIAGLTEGAIKG, via the coding sequence ATGAAGGCGCTCATGAAGGTTATAGGCAGAATATTGAAGATCCTCGCTCTCGGGCTGTATCTTTTGGCTGCGCTTTTGCCCCTTTACTGGGTAGTGGTGACATCCTTCAAGGGTTCAAGAGAGATCTACACTTTTCCGCTGAAGTATCTTCCTGAGAAGCTGTCATTTGAGAGTTACGCCAAGCTCTTTGGCTTTGCAAACTTTGGAGTGTACTTCCGAAATAGCGCAATAGTTGCGCTCGCAGCGGCCTTAGTGGCCATGCTTATATCTATGTTCAGCGGCTATGCTCTCTCTCGAATTCGGGCGAAGAAATTCAGGAACGGGACATTGCTTGCCATGTATTTTACGCAGATGGTGCCGCCGTTCATACTTATGGCCCCGCTGTTCGTAATGCTCGCCAATTACGGGATGACCGATAGGCTTTCTACGTTGTTCATCCTCTATGTAACTATGGTAATTGCTTTCAGCACTATCATGTCAAAAAGCTTTTTTGACAGGATCCCCGTTTCGCTGGAGGAAGCCGCAGTGATTGACGGCTGTAATACTTTGCAGGCAATGTTCAAAGTTGTATTTCCCCTCACGAGACCGGGACTGGCGGCGATTTTCAGTTTTGCCTTCGTGAATATCTGGAACGAGCTGTTTCTGGCGTCAATGTTCATCTTCTCTGACGAAAAAATGACGGTTCCCGTTGCGCTGAACTCCTTCATCTCAAAGGCAGGTATAAGCTGGGATGTCTTGAGCGCGGGACTTGTGCTCTCTCTATTACCGACGATGATAGTGTTCGCCTTTGCCCAGAAATACATAATTGCCGGACTTACCGAAGGCGCAATAAAAGGATAA
- the aar gene encoding bifunctional L-alanine/L-glutamate racemase — protein MQKEHITEILHHLGEEDLPCGAVNPPLFQTSIFSFKDFDDFSTALSDETNHFLYTRGNNPTVNILEKKLAALEHAERAKLFASGVAAIVSSISAFVQSGDHIVTIKDCYSWTSTYVTKYLARFGVEHTFVEGSDANELEAALRPNTKIIYLESPTTFTFKLQDLTEVSSLGRSKGIKTIIDNTWATPIYQNPIDFGIDLVVHSASKYLGGNSDVVGGVVAGSNEDVKRIFEKEFLNTGAVPDPFAAWLILRGIRTLHIRMPVHFQNAMELSRRLQENEAVEYVLYPMLESSDQYSLAKKQMRGGSGLFSFKLKTRDIDRIKKFVNSLKFFRRAVSWGGYESLVSPYAVSHKDPGDNVSLIRIHAGLEEIEVLSEDLESAIKSVL, from the coding sequence ATGCAGAAAGAGCACATAACTGAGATTTTGCACCATCTTGGAGAAGAGGATCTACCTTGTGGAGCGGTCAATCCTCCATTGTTCCAGACTTCGATTTTCTCGTTCAAGGACTTTGACGATTTTTCAACGGCCCTTTCAGATGAGACGAACCACTTTTTGTACACGAGGGGAAACAATCCGACTGTAAACATTCTTGAAAAGAAATTGGCTGCGCTTGAGCATGCGGAGAGAGCAAAGCTTTTCGCGTCGGGCGTCGCTGCGATAGTCTCCAGTATTTCAGCCTTCGTGCAGAGTGGCGATCATATAGTGACGATCAAGGACTGCTACAGCTGGACATCCACGTACGTGACAAAGTATCTGGCAAGATTCGGAGTAGAACACACATTTGTGGAAGGAAGCGATGCAAATGAACTTGAGGCGGCGCTCAGACCAAACACAAAGATCATATATCTCGAAAGTCCAACAACATTCACTTTCAAACTTCAAGATCTGACCGAAGTGTCCTCGCTGGGAAGATCAAAGGGAATCAAGACGATAATCGATAATACATGGGCAACTCCTATTTATCAGAATCCGATTGATTTCGGGATTGATCTCGTAGTGCATTCTGCTTCGAAATACCTTGGCGGAAACAGCGATGTAGTCGGCGGCGTTGTTGCCGGATCGAATGAAGATGTCAAGAGAATCTTCGAAAAGGAGTTTCTAAATACCGGGGCCGTGCCCGATCCCTTTGCCGCCTGGCTGATACTGAGAGGAATCAGGACTCTACACATCCGGATGCCGGTTCATTTCCAGAATGCGATGGAGCTCAGCCGAAGATTGCAGGAAAACGAAGCCGTTGAATATGTTCTGTATCCTATGCTCGAATCTTCAGATCAGTACTCTCTTGCGAAAAAGCAGATGAGGGGAGGTTCTGGCCTCTTTTCGTTCAAGCTCAAAACAAGAGACATCGACAGGATAAAGAAGTTTGTCAACTCTCTCAAATTCTTCAGGAGGGCAGTAAGCTGGGGCGGGTATGAGAGCCTAGTCTCTCCGTACGCCGTTTCTCACAAAGATCCCGGTGACAATGTCTCACTAATACGAATTCACGCAGGATTGGAGGAAATCGAAGTCCTTTCCGAGGATCTTGAGAGCGCAATTAAATCCGTTCTTTGA
- a CDS encoding alpha-mannosidase: MYHSRSESCIRLKKELSELFPYTVREREGISDWQFSGSRSETPPEEGWKEISAGYCWDEECFPVWFRSSFERGELEEDERLFLRVVPGGESLVMVDGRSYGEINVYHQLLDVTRFADGRRHILDVQTVPKGLFGTHLPGPVFEVAELLTIDESVSGAYLDFMVAIDVFEATKDDLLAEKLLKIISDSLSEIELPRSTEHYFKTTPDNPTLFGQQQYGSVNHLWHSPDFEKSSGNELPEEYKATVMSARNTLNDSIVKLREEHGSAGSVQVAGQAHIDYAWLWPIDETKRKIRRTFANALRLMEKYPEFVYIQSSAQMYKDLKENDPDLYDRVRKSIARGSWEAIGGMWVESDCNISSAESLARQFLYGQRFFEEEFGIRSSVAWLPDVFGFSWILPQIMKEAGIKYFSTTKLKWNEKNRFPLDLFRWRGLDGSEIVCHFFDNPQGGYNGMINPEAILGTWDNFQNKQIYNKTVTTFGYGDGGGGPTEEMLEYYERLKNYPGMPSLEMAPLQKYYENLPKDSELPVWDDELYFELHRGTFTTQARTKKLHKEAEDALYRLEVLGVLFVERKGYPIERVRKLWEMLLHNEFHDILPGSSINEAHHQAENELGEVIAESDEISGGFLSSRSDGNALFRTVINTGSFPREVIFSDEGDRCLRRSDGKKLASQKTYDGKSVYSFSEKISPFSAQVFEYTDEKVDRYAPDGDTVMQNAYLIVEVNADGSISAYDKMLDRPLLSGPGNSLYVYKDIPVAWDGWDIDHDYARSRKKLDASEVRTIETGPVRKVVQATYHYEGSSIMQRYVLNASSKRLDIETEIDWHTRRTLLKAHFPVNLLSREIRCDLSAGHSLRSTRVRNSFEEARFEFPAHRWVEVSEPGFAVSILNDGKYGHACSDSDISLTLLRSPIYPDFFADEGRHSFTYSLFSHDSTNALETVAEAESLNKPLVLASGSVDFGKDCLQISAGNLKVLALKHSEGTGYVLRVAEVEGRCGVASVRTSLPFERCWISNILEDKARELPVVDGRVQLEYRQFGLHTLIFE; this comes from the coding sequence GTGTATCATTCTAGATCAGAGTCGTGCATAAGGCTCAAAAAGGAACTGTCTGAGCTCTTTCCCTATACTGTGAGAGAGAGAGAAGGGATCAGTGACTGGCAGTTCAGCGGATCGCGTTCGGAAACTCCACCTGAAGAAGGATGGAAAGAGATATCTGCCGGCTACTGCTGGGATGAAGAGTGCTTTCCCGTCTGGTTCAGATCGAGTTTTGAGAGAGGGGAGCTCGAAGAGGACGAAAGACTTTTTTTGAGAGTTGTTCCGGGAGGCGAGAGTCTTGTAATGGTAGACGGTCGTTCTTATGGTGAGATAAACGTCTATCATCAACTCCTGGATGTCACTAGATTTGCAGACGGAAGACGCCATATTCTGGATGTTCAGACCGTCCCGAAGGGGCTCTTCGGAACCCATCTGCCCGGACCCGTCTTTGAAGTTGCGGAGCTGCTAACCATAGATGAATCGGTTTCGGGGGCCTATCTCGATTTCATGGTGGCTATCGACGTTTTTGAAGCGACGAAGGATGACCTGCTAGCCGAGAAACTGTTGAAGATCATCAGCGATAGCCTCTCGGAAATTGAGCTGCCGAGATCGACGGAACATTACTTCAAGACCACTCCCGACAATCCCACCCTTTTTGGTCAGCAGCAATACGGAAGCGTTAATCATCTCTGGCACTCCCCAGATTTTGAGAAGTCGAGCGGTAATGAATTGCCCGAAGAGTACAAGGCTACGGTTATGAGCGCGCGAAACACTCTGAATGACTCAATAGTGAAGCTGAGAGAGGAACACGGATCGGCGGGCTCTGTTCAAGTTGCCGGGCAGGCGCATATAGACTATGCGTGGCTGTGGCCCATAGACGAAACGAAGAGGAAGATCAGAAGAACCTTTGCCAATGCGCTGAGGCTTATGGAGAAATATCCCGAGTTTGTGTATATCCAGTCTTCGGCACAGATGTACAAGGATCTTAAAGAGAACGATCCAGACCTCTACGATAGAGTCAGGAAGAGTATAGCAAGGGGAAGCTGGGAAGCGATAGGCGGAATGTGGGTAGAAAGCGACTGCAACATTTCCAGCGCGGAGTCTCTCGCGAGGCAGTTTCTCTACGGTCAGAGGTTCTTTGAAGAGGAGTTTGGCATCAGGTCGTCGGTCGCGTGGCTGCCCGATGTCTTCGGTTTCTCCTGGATACTTCCTCAGATTATGAAAGAGGCGGGAATAAAGTACTTCTCCACGACTAAGCTGAAATGGAATGAGAAGAACCGCTTCCCTCTCGACCTCTTCCGCTGGAGAGGTTTGGACGGAAGCGAGATCGTCTGTCATTTCTTCGATAACCCTCAAGGGGGCTACAATGGAATGATCAACCCCGAAGCTATTCTAGGAACATGGGATAACTTTCAGAACAAGCAGATTTACAACAAGACAGTCACAACTTTTGGCTACGGAGACGGCGGCGGAGGTCCGACCGAAGAAATGCTGGAGTACTATGAACGGTTGAAGAACTATCCCGGAATGCCAAGCCTTGAAATGGCCCCGCTGCAGAAGTACTACGAGAATCTGCCGAAGGATAGCGAGCTGCCTGTTTGGGATGACGAACTCTACTTCGAACTGCACAGAGGTACTTTCACGACTCAGGCAAGAACTAAGAAGCTCCACAAAGAGGCCGAAGACGCGCTGTACAGACTTGAAGTATTGGGAGTGCTATTTGTCGAGAGAAAAGGGTATCCGATCGAGAGAGTTCGAAAGCTGTGGGAGATGCTTCTTCACAACGAATTTCACGACATCCTTCCCGGCTCGTCGATAAACGAAGCGCATCATCAGGCTGAAAACGAACTCGGCGAGGTGATCGCCGAGTCTGACGAGATCTCTGGAGGCTTCCTAAGTTCCAGGAGTGATGGAAATGCCTTGTTCAGAACCGTTATCAATACAGGTTCCTTTCCCCGAGAAGTAATCTTTTCCGATGAAGGCGACAGATGTTTGCGGAGGTCTGACGGAAAGAAGCTCGCCTCCCAAAAAACATATGATGGAAAATCCGTATACAGTTTCAGCGAGAAGATCTCTCCTTTCTCCGCTCAAGTCTTCGAATATACTGACGAGAAAGTAGATCGGTATGCGCCTGACGGCGATACCGTAATGCAGAACGCTTATTTGATCGTTGAAGTGAATGCTGACGGAAGTATATCAGCCTACGACAAGATGCTTGACAGACCGCTTCTTTCTGGGCCGGGAAATTCTCTCTATGTCTACAAAGACATTCCCGTTGCATGGGACGGCTGGGATATCGATCATGACTATGCCAGATCGAGAAAAAAGCTTGATGCTTCTGAAGTTAGAACGATAGAAACCGGCCCGGTAAGGAAGGTAGTTCAGGCAACTTATCATTACGAGGGAAGCTCGATAATGCAGAGATATGTCCTGAATGCCTCTTCAAAGAGGCTGGATATTGAAACTGAAATTGACTGGCACACGAGAAGGACTTTGTTAAAGGCTCATTTTCCCGTCAATCTTCTCTCACGGGAAATCAGGTGTGACCTTTCGGCCGGCCATTCGCTCAGAAGCACGAGGGTCAGAAACTCCTTCGAGGAAGCGCGATTCGAATTCCCGGCGCATCGATGGGTGGAGGTTTCGGAACCGGGTTTCGCCGTCTCTATATTGAATGACGGCAAGTACGGCCATGCCTGCTCCGATTCCGACATTTCGTTGACGCTTCTCAGATCGCCGATCTATCCCGATTTCTTCGCCGACGAGGGAAGGCACAGTTTCACGTACTCGTTGTTTTCTCATGACTCCACAAACGCTCTAGAGACAGTTGCAGAGGCCGAAAGCCTCAATAAGCCACTAGTTCTGGCATCGGGCAGTGTGGATTTCGGTAAAGACTGCCTTCAGATATCGGCCGGGAATCTCAAGGTTCTCGCCTTGAAACACTCCGAGGGTACCGGTTATGTGCTCAGAGTGGCCGAAGTTGAAGGCAGATGTGGAGTTGCCAGTGTCAGAACTTCTCTGCCCTTTGAGCGTTGCTGGATCTCCAACATTCTAGAAGACAAGGCCCGCGAACTTCCTGTTGTAGATGGAAGGGTTCAGCTCGAGTACAGGCAGTTCGGCTTACATACTCTGATTTTTGAGTGA
- a CDS encoding ROK family protein: MNEAEGKILGIDIGGTKTAVILGDEDLNIIRRREFPTEPDSGFENFVERLSFEIDALVEREVPARAGVSVGGPMDANTGTLYNPPHLRWGTVNIVQPLEERFHFSVTVQHDGRAGALAESILGAGRGFSNTVFLTLGTGLGAGIIIDGKVYSGSKGLAGEVGHMRVADDGPSLFGKNGSWESYCGGTGISLYASYRFPERFRRGTSAEEIAGMALKGDTYAVTVLEESGTYFGKGLAVLLDILDPDRIILGNLAWRLPGVWLESAMKKAVGESLIGEEARERVVLSGLKDKIGDYAALIVASGRGRRG, from the coding sequence ATGAATGAAGCAGAAGGAAAGATACTGGGTATAGATATTGGAGGCACGAAGACCGCAGTCATTTTGGGCGATGAAGATCTGAATATCATCAGGAGAAGGGAGTTTCCTACCGAACCCGACAGCGGTTTTGAAAACTTTGTCGAGAGACTCTCTTTTGAAATCGATGCTCTAGTGGAGAGGGAGGTTCCGGCCAGGGCGGGAGTATCTGTTGGAGGTCCAATGGATGCGAATACGGGAACTCTTTATAATCCTCCTCATCTCAGGTGGGGGACGGTCAACATAGTACAACCGCTTGAGGAACGTTTTCATTTTTCCGTGACAGTTCAGCACGATGGGAGAGCCGGAGCCCTGGCAGAAAGTATTCTGGGAGCAGGCAGGGGTTTCTCAAACACTGTCTTTCTGACGCTAGGGACAGGCCTTGGAGCGGGAATAATCATAGACGGCAAAGTGTACAGTGGATCAAAGGGATTAGCCGGAGAGGTCGGTCACATGCGAGTGGCCGATGACGGACCGTCGCTCTTTGGCAAGAACGGTTCCTGGGAGTCATATTGCGGTGGAACAGGGATTTCACTGTATGCCAGTTATAGATTTCCAGAGAGATTCAGACGGGGAACGAGCGCTGAGGAAATCGCAGGTATGGCCTTGAAGGGAGATACTTACGCTGTCACAGTACTTGAGGAAAGCGGAACTTACTTCGGCAAAGGGCTGGCCGTGCTGCTGGACATTCTAGATCCTGACAGGATAATACTTGGAAATCTTGCGTGGCGTCTTCCCGGAGTATGGCTGGAGTCTGCGATGAAAAAGGCTGTCGGCGAGTCTTTGATCGGTGAGGAAGCGAGAGAAAGAGTC